The following nucleotide sequence is from Rubrobacter radiotolerans DSM 5868.
GCAGGACAAGAACGCGTTTGGAAGAGACGAGCGGGAGTTCAGGGTTGAGGCGACTTGAGGTAGGGATAGTCGGGACGGGGTACGTCGGGCTGGTGACGGGGGCGTGTCTTGCGCACCTCGGGCACTCCGTCGTTTGCGTCGACATAGACCGGGAGAAGGTCGAGAGCCTCTCGCGCGGGGAGGTGCCGATCTACGAGCCGGGCCTCGAAGAGGTCGTCGGAGGCGCTCTCAGGCAGGAGAGGATCTCCTTCACGACCGACCTGCCGGCGACCGTCGAGCGGGTGGACGTGCTCTTCATCGCGGTGAGCACTCCGCCGGGTGAGGACGGAGCGGCGGACCTCTCGAACGTCGCGAGCGTGGCGCGGGAGATCGGGGCCTCCCTCGCGCGGCGCGGGGAGAAGAGCCCGCTCGTCGTGGTCAACAAGAGCACCGTCCCGGTGGGCAGCGGCGACTACGTCTCGATGCTTATCGAGGAGGGAGCCGAGGGGCGGGACGTCAGCTATTACGTCGTTTCGAACCCCGAGTTCCTGCGGGAGGGGAGCGCGGTCTACGACACGCTCTTTCCGGACCGGATCGTTATCGGGACGGACTCGCGCGAGGCGTCGGAGGCCATGCGCGAGCTGTACGCCCCGATAATCGAGCAGAGCTTCCCGACCTCCTACGACCCCCGGCCGAAGGCCGCCGTGCCGTTTATCGTTACGGACCTAGCGAGTGCGGAGATGATCAAGTACGCCGCCAACGCTTTTCTTGCAACGAAGATCAGCTTCATAAACGAGGTCGCGGCGATCTGCGACCTTGTCGGGGCGGACGTTACGAACGTGGCGCACGGTATCGGCCTCGACAGCCGCATCGGCTCGCGCTTCCTTAGCGCGGGGATCGGCTGGGGCGGCTCCTGCTTCCCGAAGGACGTCTCGGCGCTGCGCTCGATCGCCCGGGAGTACGACTACGAGTCCACGATCCTCGATGCGGTCGTCGCCGTGAACGACCGGCAGCTAAAGCAGGTCGTCTCGAAGCTCCAGCGCGAGCTTCACACCCTCAAGGGAAAGCGCGTAGCCCTTCTCGGGCTCACCTTCAAGCCGAACACCGACGACCTGCGCGAGGCTCCGTCGCTGAAGATCGCCCGCACCCTCGACTCGCTCGGGGCGCGGGTCGTCGGCTACGACCCGGTGGCGACCGGACCGGCTTCGGAGGCCGTGCCGCAGATGAAGGTCGTAACCGACCCCTACGCCGCGCTCTCCGGGGCTCACGCGGCGGTCGTCGTTACGGAGTGGGACGAGG
It contains:
- a CDS encoding UDP-glucose dehydrogenase family protein produces the protein MRRLEVGIVGTGYVGLVTGACLAHLGHSVVCVDIDREKVESLSRGEVPIYEPGLEEVVGGALRQERISFTTDLPATVERVDVLFIAVSTPPGEDGAADLSNVASVAREIGASLARRGEKSPLVVVNKSTVPVGSGDYVSMLIEEGAEGRDVSYYVVSNPEFLREGSAVYDTLFPDRIVIGTDSREASEAMRELYAPIIEQSFPTSYDPRPKAAVPFIVTDLASAEMIKYAANAFLATKISFINEVAAICDLVGADVTNVAHGIGLDSRIGSRFLSAGIGWGGSCFPKDVSALRSIAREYDYESTILDAVVAVNDRQLKQVVSKLQRELHTLKGKRVALLGLTFKPNTDDLREAPSLKIARTLDSLGARVVGYDPVATGPASEAVPQMKVVTDPYAALSGAHAAVVVTEWDEVRNLDPKQVAGLMAAPKLVVDGRNVLDPASVEERGLLYRGFGRG